ACTAGTAGCGCACATGTTTCATAGTCTGCTTTTCTACCTTTTTCCATGTGACATTATATTGAACAAAACTGTGAAACTAGACAAATAAAATCTCTCCCAAACTCTACTTGGTAATCAGTAGAAGCTGCGGCTTTCCCTTGCTTTCTGCCTCCCAATCACTCAGGAAAGGAACGACCAAGACAGAGCAGACCGAGCTTCAGCTCTGGGACACTCACCCTGACACCGTGAGCTTCACCTTGATCTGGTAAGACACCAGGATCCCCAAGACGGTCCGGTCTATGCCCTCCTTAATGCTgcccagagagaagggaaaaggagaaggatGCAGGAGAGCAGCAAAGTAAGCCTTTAACCTCCCATCCCGGCACACAGGCATGGCGGCGTCTTCTCCAGGAATTGGTGAATTGGTGAACTCAACCAAGCTGCCAAAGTCCTAGAACTTTACCTGTCTGGGGCATTGGAGGAACTCCGGTGTCTTCCCCCAAGAAGTTCACAGAGGACAGAGCATGCTTCCCCTCCCTCGTGCTCAGCCTCCACTGATACTAGAAACTTCATCCTTCTTggctcctctctcccccacccacacaAACTGCCATCCCTGGAAGGCACCTGTCCTCCTGCAGGCTCTGCCCACCTGGGTTATCTCAGCAACTTATCTCCCACACGCCAGGCTCCTCCTCCTGAGACATCTTCCAGGTTCATGCCTTCTTAGTAGGGAGCCTCTGCCCCTTGTCCTTGGCGGTGCCCcagtgccccccgccccccccgtgCACCAGCCTTGCCAAACACAAACCTGCCCCAGAACGCCCTCCTTTGTTCCTGCCCCCCAGGACCTCAAGTTAAAGTACTCCCCCCTTTGCAAAGCCTTCCTGGACACCTGCAGGCAGCACTGGGTCTCCCTGCTCTGTGCATGTGGACCCTCTGTTACAGCCCTCAGCACAGGGAATCCTGATTGTTCTTGGCCATACCTGACagctctctgtccccagcacccagcgtCAGGCCTGGCACCCAGGGAGAGCTCGGTCAATGTGTAAGTGAATGAACAGGGTGCATGAGACCCTCAGGTGTGCCACAAGGACGGTGTAAGGTGACCTTCCTCGACAAAAACTTGATTTCAGACTCCACTAATATGGACTGAATTGCTACTGGCCAACAGGCACCGTGCGGGGCATTTCATCACAGGCTATTATCGCATGGGATCCAACACGGAAGGCAGGAGTATTGCAGGGTGCTAATAGCAGGAACTAAGGTATGGAGAGAATATCGTGAACACGTCGCTAAGACGCCGTGAGTGATGATGGAGACATGCTGGAGAACCCTGCAGGCTGCAGGCTGTGCTGACAGCTCTGGGAAGGGAGCTGAGGCCAGGCAGGTGCTGTGCCTCTGACAGGAGGCACCTTGGACACGTGCTCCACAAAGAACTCCCTCGGCTCACTGGGCCCTAGAGCacctttaacacattgactgtcctgctagaaaaaaatttttccttggggccacagtgtttcattaggaaaatagaataaaaagttcaaaaacaaaacaatcctttctaatttaatgaaaaacttgttattttgtattttgttttctgtgcgtgagtgatacgcaacttgaaaaatagttcacgtggctcccaaggtggAGAGACGTGAGTTACacatgcttcacaaggccccggactcaaaactagcgtgagtcaaatacaactcacatggcagttaatgtgttaaagaggACAAAATACGTTTATTCTTTGACTCCTATCTGCTTTATGCCAAATGTTTGCTGTCCACCCTGCTGGTCTCAGAGAATGTGAGTGTCGGGGGCGTGGGGCCAAACAGGCCAGCCACTTGCCCACTGGCATCACCTCAGAGGTGGTCTCCTGGGGCCACAGAGGGAGCCCCCAGCACATCACTCGGGGAGGTGGCAGTGAATGGGCCTTGAGCTTGGGTCTCCTACCCAGACACTCAGGGTTCACCACCAGACATGCTCCCCAGAGCAGAGGCCTGAAAGGCAGCCCGGAGCAGCAGCGGATCTGCCTTTGGAGCCTCCCTGCACAGTCCTCGCTAGATCTGCTGCCTGAATTGGCCAGCGCTTCTTTGAGTCACCCTCGGCAGCTCAGTGCTCATTTGCATTATATTCAATCAACAGCTGCAGCCATCAGGACCTCTCATTCTCCACCTCTCCTGATGGAAATGAATAAAGGGATGAATTTGGCCAATTGCATTGCCCAGTTTGTACTACACTGGCTCTGATGCTTAGGAAAGTAGTAGCTGACATTTCTGGAGCACAGACTGTGTGACAAGCAGCACATTTTACATGGACTGTCTCTTCATCCTAATAGCCACTCTATGAGATTGGACTCTTATCACCCCCACTTCACAGACGAGAGAACTGAGGTTCTCAGAGAGCTCAAGTCATTGAGCCAGGGTCACACAGAGGGCAGACAGCGGAGCTGGGGTTAGCACAGGGCCGTCTCCAGAGCCCACAGGTGTAAATCCCACCTCGTACCAGGGTGGGAGTGGGATCCCTGTTTGGAACCCTAAGTCTGCGCTCCGCACCACAAACAGCAGGCCATCACGCTGCATGTGCACGCCTGTGAGCCCCGGGGGCACAAGGAGAAGGGGAGCACCCATAGGTCTCGGCTCTTGTCCTGAGCCTCGAGAACTCACATGGTGCTGGAGGCAAGGTTCGTGTCCTCGTGCTTGATCTTCCCGTCCAGGGCGATGCCTCTCCTTTCTCGATTGTTGGACAGCAAGGGCACCAGCGTCAGCGTCTTGGTCAAAGTGCTGTTTGGTGGCACTTTCTCTctggaggaagaaaaacagagaagagatTTATAACCATAAAAGCTACCGTCAACCCCACCAGACCCTATTTGCCATTTAGCATCTTCCAGGATCAAAGTTTCTATTGACTCACTAGGATCAGTTCAGGTGCCTGTGAACTTGCCTCATGAGGAGCAGAACAGTGTTACTGAAATCCCAGAGTGGGCTGGCAGCAACAGTAGGGCGTTTCCTCAAGCATCTTGGCCTGCTCTGAATTGCTGAATTTCTAGAACGTTCTATGGCGGTAAATGAGACCAACTGGCACAAGAGTCAATCTCCTCCTGAGACTCTGTGAACAACGCAGCGGGCTGCGGAGCACTGTGGCTGCTGTCCGCAACACGCCAGGCTGGAGAGGCTCTTGCTGCCGAACACTGTCGCTACTGGGGGACCGAGCGTGACTGCGCGGTGGGTGGAGGAGAAGGGCGACGCGGGCCCTCCATCTGTGAACCCCACACAGGACCGGCCTGGGTTCAAAACAGCACGTGCCCTTCTCTACCGGATCTTCTTGATTATCAGTCGGGCGGTGGGTTTCCCAACAGCTGACAGATGGCAGGGACCCCATGCCAAAGGGTGGGTCTGAGATtgagctggggacacagcagcgAGCATTTCTCCAGGGCCTGGTGGCATCACTGGGGTCACGGTGCAGCCTCTGAGGCTGGGAggttggctctgccacttgcgtGCACACCCTGTGCCAGGCCTGGTCTCAGGCCTGTCCCCGCAGCCTCTCACCTTATCTTCTCTCAGCCCCATACCAAGGAGGTGCTCTCAAGATCCCTGTTTTGCAGACGGGAAGTGTGCCCATGGTCACATTGCTGCACACTCTCTCACGGCAGAGCCCTTGTGTGCCAGCAACATGCCCTCTACCCTATAGCCACCAGAAGAAGGCAGGGTGTGGCCTGAAAACCCTGCCCAGCAGCTGGCATCAGGACTGTTTCCTGCGCCTGTTCCAAGAGAGTTGAAAGTCTGAACTGCCTCCTTCTGGAAGGACTGCCCTATTTGATTTCCCTGGGGAGTCTACAGCAGCTGCTGCTTAACCTGCCTCTAGTGTATACGGGCAGCTCTTTACAGAattttgcttgagcccagggtgGCCCACGTCCTCCCATCTGGGTCAGGGTGGAACCTCTCTTTATAAGCTTAATTGGGCAGTAGCATTGACAAAGGCAGAAATTGCATCACAAAGGTGACCGGAATAGGAagggggccctgggctgggttCTGACGAGAGCCGTTCCTACCGCAGAGCTTGCCAGAGGACTGTGCCAAGGCCCTGGGGCCACTTCCCAGAGCGCTCAGGATCTGGGACTGGGTGGTGGGAAGTGGCTTGGGAGTCAGGTCTGACCTGTTTCCAAGGAGGCCTGCCCACCAGAGCCCCAGGAGCCACAGGGTTCCGGGACGATGGCTCATGCTCTGCAGCCTTCTGGGTGGCCGCTAGCCTGAGACCTGCTAGCATGATCTGGCCCAGCTTCCAGCCTACCCTCCCCTTGAGGGGGACCCTGGAAAGATTTCCAGTTTCCTGGGAATCATTTGGCCCAAAATGCACCCAAGAGTTTAAAACAGGCCCAGATAGTGGGCTATATATTACAGGAAAATTCAGCCAGGATCATTTACCCCTGTTGCTGTTGAGCATATGCCGAAAGGCGAGCCAGGGCCAAGACCTCCAGGGCACCAGGGTGCACAGGGATGACCCTAAAAGGTAGGacagagcccaggcctggcagaAAAGGAGGCGGTTAATGAGTGGCAgttctttcctgctttcctcCCCTGCGGACCTGTATTGCAACTTAAAGCTGAATCTGTTTTGAGTAAATAGTAACAGTTTTTCTTAAAgttgcatttttaatattatgtaataGTATCTTAGTGAATCAGTTTGTCTTTCCTCACCACCAACCCCAACCTTCCTCTAACCCTGGTAATATTTGTTACATACAACGGTGCTTAGAACATGCCAGCTAGGCAAAGCAGAAAGACCTGTGAGAGCTCTCTTCTCAGGGTGCCTCTCCTACCCACCGCCAAGCCCGCGTAGCAAATAAATCTATCtgactgcctggcacagagcaaaggTGGGCAGGCCTCTCATGCCAGCATGGAGGAGCCATTGCAGGATTCTTATTTGGTTTTGATTCTAATAAAGGGAGAAAAGTCATTCCCAGCAACGGGCTAAGAAAGAATAGATACATCATTCTAATCTAGCTGTTACTGGTACAAGATTTTCAAATTAAGAAGGTCAAATGATGGGGAATCCTAGCCCGGGTGGATAGTTCATTTGACTCTCTGGCGGGGGACAGAAACAGTACCCACTCCTAACTACTCATTCCCAGGACAAATAGAAAGGCCTTGCTGTTCCCATGGTGACATTTCCGACGGTACTTCCTCCTCTCTGTCATTCTTTAGCTTGGCCTGAGCCTCagaaccacccccacccctccccccccccgcccgtgAGATGGGTAACAGAGGTGTAAGGCGAACACAGGGTAAGATGCTAACTCACTTTGCAGCCCTTGAAGGGAGAATGGGGAAGGAAGTGGAAGGCTGGCGGGCTCGCCGAGCATTCTAGTTCCCTCTTCAGCCATGAACAAAAGAGGAACTTGACAAAGAAGGCCGGGCGGCCCAGGAAGTAGAAGCCCAACCAGCTACTCACTGTGTTTCCTCCGTGGCCACCGGCTTGACGTAATAGTCGCTTGAGTAGAGAACCACATTGGCCACTTGTTCCACTGCAAAGGGAAGACAGGAGTCGGGTGATCAGCCCCAGGTCCCTCGACGCACGTCCCTGGTCCCTGCTGGCCTTCCAGAGGTACGCCGCCCTCGCCTCTCCGATGACCGTTTTAGTCTACTTCCCAGGTTTGGCCCTTGGCCCACGGCTTCAAGGCTGCAGTTTCCAAGTTCTGTCCTCAGCCCATTTCTGGTCACCCGTAACTGGCTCTGTGTCATCTCCCACCCGTGACTCAGTCTCTTGAGACCGCAGCTTCCGGGAGACGCCTCCTCTCCTCGGAGCCCATGCTATACCCCTGGTGTCCTTCACAGCCACACTATCTGCCAGCGTCCCAGAACTCACCCTCTGCTCCCTTTCCCCAAACCCAGCCCCTTCCAACAGCTTCTGTCTTATTTAATGAGCATCTTCCCTTCTGCTCTCTAAGAAACCATCTGGCACAGAGGGGCCCTCCGGGAGGGCATGACCATGAAGGGCAAGAAGGTCACCTGTCGGGGATATTGTCCCAAGACAAAGAAAGGCCAGCCCTAAGCGGGCATCGAGTTGAATGAGATGCCCTTTCAGGTTTTCCTGCCTCTGCCGCCCTGCTGCCTATCACAACAGAGACACACAGGCGGTTCCAGGGACCCAGAAGGGCCTTATTGGGCCAGAGAAGTGCCCCTTAGGAAGTACGGTGGAGCTGAGAAATGCTAGAAGACTCTGCACTCTAGTTTTGAGAAGAAGGTCCTACCAACCTAGTGCTTTAATCCTCTTCACTGTCTTCTCCGTGTTATTGGTCACAGTCACGGTCACAGGGATGGGCTCCCCATGGAAATAGATCTGGAAAAGCCGGCAGACAAGTCAGAAAAGGAGGACAGAGTGTGGTGGCACCTTTACTCTCAGGGCTTTCTCGAGCCATCTCCACCCCCTTAGCTAGAGTAAAGGTGTCTGAATTCCTATACTCCTAAGGAAGAGGGAGTGACGGCCAGCCCTCCAGGGAAGGGTCCAGAGCACGTTCCGCCCAGtctgtgggaggcaggggaggacaACAGAGTTCCGAGCGTCGCACTGGGGGAAGCCGGGGGCTCTTCCGTGGAGTCACGGGGTCATGAGGGACAGGGCGAGTGAAAGGAAAGCAATCCTCCAGCATGACGTGTGCAGTCTAGCCCCAGGTGGGCACACCCTTGCGCATGggcacacccacccacacacagatgcacacacagtGTATACACGACTGACTGCTGGTGACCAGAGGGACCAGAGACAGCCTCCCACCGTGACACCTCTAATAGATGACATGGCCCTTGTGGCTTCTGTGAAACTTAAGTTTCCTGGGACGCCACACCCAGCGATGCTGCACTAGCCAGCGAGGCCCACGGGgcggagggagggcaggggcagcggTGGCGGTTATGTGGAAAACACGCCTGTCCTGTCCCCGTCCGTCAGGACGGCTCCGGGGTGGAACGCAAGACGATCTGACCCTATTCCAAGGGTCACGGTGACTAGCTCCGAATTATGAAAAACGTTGTTTTTTCAGTTATCCTAGAAACAAGGTTACTTGCGACGCCCCCACACAGttaggggctggggctggtgaAGAGGGGGCACCGGGCCTGCTCCCCCCCGGGGCGTGGCAACGGGGGGTGTGTTACCTCCTTGCTGAGGGAGACTGTGAGGTGCAGGGGCTTGTCAGACATGAAGAACTGCCAGGACGCCTCAGCTCGGGGCTGGGGGCCCATTTCCGGCGGAGCGTGTTGCACTTTCCGGATCAGTAACCGCACGGAGCTCCTGCAGAGAAAGTCCCGGATAACCCGGATGAGCACCTGGCCGCTGCGGGTGCTCagaactagcgtgagttaaatacaactcacacggcAGTCAATGTGTTCACGCCACTGAATCGTACCTTGAGAGTGGATAAAATTATCAActtcatgttttatatattttaccacaataaaaatattttaaaagaagaaaactaaagaaagggAAGGCTGGAAGCTTTTAGGGACTTGCATGAGTCCTTGAGGTTGCGAACTCCCTATCCCTGTCGGTGGGCCGGCACTCCCTAACTGCCCTGACCTGGAGTGGCACCCTCACCGGCCACGCTGGCTCTGTGGGAAGAGTCCCGCCACACAGTGACAGAGTGGGGCACCTTCTCACCTCCCCCCACGCCCTGCAGCCTCGCCCACTCCCACGACAACACTCTCTCACCTCTTTGAGATTTTGTCCTCTTCGCCATCGGCGCAGTCTGTGGCGAACGCTTTGACCTCAAAGTCCACCCCACAGCACTGTTGGAGACAGAGAGCAGACAAGCAGTCGGCACCCCGCTTCCTGGGCACGGGGACAGAGGGTCACAGCTCATGCAGGGCACAACCTCTCCTTGTCTTAGCCATATCCTATTCAAGGCTGCACCACGAAGCCTACATTTAGAAGagtactaggccgggcgcggtggctcccgcctgcaatcctagcactctgggaggccgaggcggaaggattgcttgagctcaagagctTGAGACCAgactcagcaagagtgagaccccagctctacttaaaatagaaaaattagccaggcgtggtggtgcgcacctatgGGCCCAGCTACCTgggtggctgagacaggaggatcccttgagcccaggagtttgaggttgctgtgagtgatgctgacgccatggcactctagctgggggacagagcaagactctgtctcaaaaagaaaaaaaaagaagtatactaataacaaaataatgacaTTGGCATCAGGAGTGTGCCATGGACCCAGAGCCCCCCAAGCAAGGGGAGTCAGCCTCCTAGTGTGCCAGGAGCCATGGAGGGTGACCTGCATCCTGGCTGGTCCCCACCTCCCAGACTCCGTTGTCCTCCAGCATGACTCCACATGTATGGTCCTGGCTTCCTGCTGCCGACAGCAGGGGCCAGAGGCACAGGTGTTTCCAGGGCCAGCACAGGGCCCTGCAGGGATGTCTGCACCTGACCTCAGTGGTCACTGGCTGTTCAGCTGCAGCCGAGTGTGGACAGGCAGCAACAGCACCTGATGCTGGCAGTTCttagaatttcaaaaagaaactAGACATGATATTTGGGGTGAAGTcacctgatttttaaattaaataaaaaaactttgaagCATTGCAGGAGCCAAACAAACACATCTGTCAGTGACCTCCCGCTCTCAGCCCCAGCATGTGACTCCCTGGGCCTGCCACATAAGCCCTCCAGAGCCTCGCTCATCTCTGCACATTCACGTGAGTGGGGGGCCCACCTGCCCCGCACCAAATGCCTGGAGGGGAAGTGGAGTTGGCAGCCAAGTACATAAACCCAGCTGTGTCCACAGGGGCATCTAAGCCACAGATTTATTGGTTCTGCAACTGTGGAATCACAGCAATCCTAAGCTCTGGGTTGAGAATAAATATGCACGGTTCCCCACGCCAGCTCTGCTCCGTTCACCCACTGTCCCCAGCCTTACTGCTGCCCCTTCATGGGCCACACTAGCTGATGAATCGGCCCTGGCATGGTGTTCCTCCTTCCTGAGacgcttctctctctctctctctctctctctctctctctacattgAGTATTAATCTGGCAAAGTCCTGTGTATCCTTCAAGCCCCAGCTCAAGGCGCTCCTCGGCCGCAGAGCACCAGGTCCCCAAGCACTGGGACGCTGCTCCCAGGGCCCCCGGGCCCACGGCGTACCCCTTTCCTACCCTCTCCTCTCCTAGAACAGAGGAAACAGGTGGTGCTTTGTTTGGCCTGTATAGTGttgtaaaaatcaagaaaatgtgctaaaaaatctgaatttcaggCCTCTCTTTAAGAGCACTGTAAGTCCTGCCAAAGCTGACTGCATTTTCCCCTCTTCCTCAGGGGCCTCAGCTTCCCCCATCTCGGCTGCCCACACCCCGTTTTCCTGGGCCAGCGGCTTTCAAATGTTTCAGAAGTAAGATTTCCGATGTGGCCCACGGAACAGACACGCGAGCGTGAAACAACTCTCGTGACACCATATTTAGCTTTGCTATGTGTGAAGCACTCTGAGGTCTcccattccattccatttcatCCTACTCTATTCTGGTCCATTccatcccatttttaaaatgccatttctgATCCACTGCATTGATTTCACAGACCACTGAAGGGTCAGGACCCCCACACTGAAAAGCACTGCTATAACCCTTGTCATCCGTtgctacccacccccacccccagtccccgCAACCCACTCTCTGCCTCACATCTTATCCTTTTATCCCCCTCCCTTGTGAATCCCAGATGCAGGTGACTTGGGCCTCAAGGCCTGAAGTCCTTGGGTTCCAGCGCCTCTCACTCTGCTCCCGTCCTCACAACCCGCCTTCCATGCCTGGGGTCCCTGGTCCGTCCCGCCACCCCTCCCTCACACACCAGCCCCTCCATAGCACGAGCCTGGCCAGCTCCAGCCCCAACCCCATCCTCAGCACAGCAGTCGCAGTGGCCCTCTGGAACCCTAAGTCAGGACCTGTCGTTCAGAGCCCACCGACGGCTCCCACTTCACACAGGCAAAACCCCAAGTCCCTGCAACgtctgtttttaaaagtctatcgAAGCAATGAACAAATCCATGGCATTTCTTCTTGAACTAACCTTCCCCATGTCTTGCGGAGCTGGCTGCAGCATCACTGAACAGGGCAAGTAGTCAGGAAActgtggaaagaaacaaaaaaatcattctctCAGAGGGGTTATTCCACAGGTAATATAGGATCCTCACACAGAAATTGGAAAATGAAGATgttaagcaagaaaaaagaaaaaacatattcaCCCAAGCTGCCGACACCCAGAGTAGCGTTGCTAACATGACCTTCCCACAGTGTTCTCCGTGTGCACAGACGCACAAATAAGgatgtacacatgtgtgtatatgttctACAGAAATAGAACCGAGTGATGAACACACCCTTAGTCTGGTTTACTCGcttccttaaccctgaccctacgcAGAAAGCACCGAGAGCGTTTTTCCACGTCGTGAAATACAGTTCTGCACCATCACTGTCAGGGCTCCCGAAACACACACCCTACGTGGCCAATCCCCTTTACTGGCTACTCAAACAGTCTTTACGTTTTGCCCTCATAGACAATATCGCAATAAATATCCTTCTTTCTATACCTCAGCACTGTTTCAGCCAATTAATTCCATAAGCTATATGGGAGGAAGAGAAATCACACTTTTTAAGGTTTTCAATACATGTTGACATGCTGTCCCCAAAAGGTTATGGTGCTTCAAACTCCCAGCACAGGTGCATGGGAGCACCCAGGACcatatcactttttaaatcataaaatgcaattttgaaaaaaaaaatgtagtcaaaTAGAATGCCATTTACCACTTAATTTACCATTTAAACTATTTCAAATATACAGTTCATTGGCGTCCTGTGCTAGACATTCACAGTGTTCTGCAGTAATCAcccccatccatctccagaacttttgcATCATCCCAAACTGACGCTCCGTACCGGTTGAACCCCAACTCCCCagtgcccctgcccagcccctgggaacctcTGTTCTGCTGTCTGTGTGAACTGACCACTCCAGGCACCCCCGTGAGTGGAATCGCACTGTATTTGTCCTTTCGTGACTGGCTCCTTTGCTGAGCATAATGTgctcaagcttcatccatgttgtagcacgtgtcagaattttcttcctttttaaagctgaaccATAGAGCTTTGGAGGAGTATATGCTCTTAAGGCAAATAAATATGCCGGTAAAGAGGGTGGCAGTAGCTTCCCCACATCCAGCTCACCCCAAAACTTCAGAGAGCCTGTGCACCGGCACCACGGTCACCAGGTTTCACTGGGCGAGACACGGCCCTCCAGAGAGGTCCTGAGACCTCCCCAAACCGTGGGCAAGGCTAAAGATGACGTCTTTTCATGAAGATCTCCTGTCCTGTAGGGAACACTTTCCTGCTTAGAACTTCCCAGGGCCAACCAAGGGGCACTTCTGTGCCCTTTCTTTTTATGGCAGAGCAAGCGAAGGAGAACACGTGCTCATGTAATTAGGTGGTCGGACGAAGGGACATATCCAAACGGTGGGTTGAAACAGTGCCTTCAAAGGCCGAGAGGCTATTTTGAAGGACTTAAAAAAAGACAATCACAGACCGTGCAATCTAGAATTTCTTTCAAGGGTGCAATTTACAGGCCCACAGAAGTGAGCTCCTTCCTCTGGCCCCTTCCCTGTGCCCCTATTCACACTGTAGGGTGCAGTGGGTGCAGGACATAGGGCCAGGAGTCACCCACCGTGAGCAGAAAGGGGTACGTGTTGCCCCCCAGCTTCTTCCGCAGGCTCTCCTGCAGTTTCGTGGTGGTGCTCGCGGCCCCCGCGGGAGGGTACACCTGGACCCGAGAGAAGTAGAGGTCCCTGCGGAAGCTCAGGCCCATCACGTCGATGTCCTCCTGGCCATAGCGGAAGGCGCAGGTCAGAGAGACATACACTGGGAAGAAGACAAAGACGGTGTCAGATGTGCCCTTGGCCTGGTGTCCACCAGCAGGCGGCGTGGGCAGCGGGGTTCCAGCTGTTAGCATCTGGACGCAATGGGGCTTGAGGGAGCCATACTATGCAGCTGGTCCATGCATTTTTACAGAATTGGCACCTGCCCGAGGGTGACTGTTAATTACTCTACCGGGTATGTGAGAGGGTTTGAAAGCATCTTTGTCCCAACCGCATCATTTTGCCAAAATGGTGGAAATCTGCAGCAGAGAACGTGAATCCCCGTCCACCTGACTCCCTTGTCCCCATCCTGCCCTCCGTCCCTTCATCCACCAGCTCAGTGACCTCAGGAGGCTCTGAGACAGCACGGCTGCCGGTCCCGGGGGACAGGCTGTCGGGATGGAGGGCAGGGGCGAGAGGCAGAGGAAACTGCTGGGCGCAGACTAGTTCCGCCTTGTGTTCACGTTGCTCCCACGCTCACGGAGCACTCTCCAAACCGCCACTTCTGAAGGTTCGTTTCATTAAACAGACTGCAAGTGTGCCCCCAGTGGACCAAAGAACTGTAAAAAGCTCACTGCACAGTTTTTGAAAAAGATACAAAGCACATATTTCTCGAATATAAAGCACATCAGAAGTGGCACCCCTGAGTGCTTGCTAGCTGTTGGTTGAGGATTTTGTCTGTGTCAGCCCCAAGGGTAACTGCCCCTTGCCACCAACTCAGAAGAACCACTGACCACTCGCCCACCCCTCATTCCAGGTGCCCAGAGACGGCCAGCCTCACACCTGCCTCACCAGGAGTGGCCTGCCCTGAAAGCAGGCAGCCTTCTCCGGCCGAGGGCATGGGCTTTTAGGACTCCAACCGCTCCTCCTGGTGCCAGACAGAAGCAGGGCACCCAGGAGGAAGGTGGAGATGACACAGGGGACATCTTGGGACCCCATTTTGGCCATGCCCCCTCGATGCTGAGAGCCCCACAGCTGACATATTCCAGTGGGCACATCTAGGGCTTGGAACAAGTCCCTGTGGTTGCCAGTAGCAACCACTCAAAAAGGCATATTTAGAATGGAACTGAGTCAGTGACATTATCATAAGGATAGCTTGAATCTGTTCTAATTTAGTTTACGCAACTGTGATTAGTAACAAGTTACTTGCCACACACATCACAATTGCCAGAGATCTTCAAGGGCACCGTGACACTGCGGTTCAGAACCACGGAAGGAGGCATAGAAATAAATTCTGGGTTTTactccccctgcctcccagcaggCGTGATTTCCTGCTTTTTGGATAAAGCCACCAAGGAGCCCTGAGTCTGCCCCTAGCGCAGATTGCAGGGGCAAGCACATGCAGCGACAGACCTGGGCTCCGTCCACCATCCATTTATCTGCTGCCCTGGACAATGGCTTCGCTGAGTCCTGCCAGCTCTGGCATGACCAGGACCCTTGTCCCGGGCATCAGGCAGGGGAGCAGGGATAAGCAGGCCTGGCGCCGACTGCATGTGCCAAGGGCTGCCCTCCCACCCATCCCTCCACAGAACGCCCCTTCCCAGCGCCAGCCCGGAGACCCGCCCAGCCCTCCATGGAGGAAAGGAGCACCGGCTCACCTTTCTTTCCCTTCAGGAGCTCGGGATCAACCAGTATGACACCATCTAAAGCAAAAGAGGGAGAGAACAGTGAGGGTAGAGGAGATCAAAGAAACCAGATGCCACTTTAAAAACtatgta
The nucleotide sequence above comes from Eulemur rufifrons isolate Redbay chromosome 1, OSU_ERuf_1, whole genome shotgun sequence. Encoded proteins:
- the SAG gene encoding S-arrestin, which produces MAASGKTKSAPNHVIFKKISRDKSVTIYLGKRDYVDHVSQVEPVDGVILVDPELLKGKKVYVSLTCAFRYGQEDIDVMGLSFRRDLYFSRVQVYPPAGAASTTTKLQESLRKKLGGNTYPFLLTFPDYLPCSVMLQPAPQDMGKCCGVDFEVKAFATDCADGEEDKISKRSSVRLLIRKVQHAPPEMGPQPRAEASWQFFMSDKPLHLTVSLSKEIYFHGEPIPVTVTVTNNTEKTVKRIKALVEQVANVVLYSSDYYVKPVATEETQEKVPPNSTLTKTLTLVPLLSNNRERRGIALDGKIKHEDTNLASSTIIKEGIDRTVLGILVSYQIKVKLTVSGFLGELTSSEVATEVPFRLMHPQPEDAAKESFQDENLVFEEFARQNLKDAGDPEEGKKDKDDANDE